The following proteins are encoded in a genomic region of Glycine soja cultivar W05 chromosome 17, ASM419377v2, whole genome shotgun sequence:
- the LOC114392593 gene encoding diacylglycerol O-acyltransferase 3-like, which translates to MEISGTVLRQVSYVSGYGTHTRSRGLAPRFGVRMGMGSGFCDEGHLRYYQDTKKVLTPKKKLKLLKGFSKLGLASDPEKLAMFYDLQQNLTSDAGDVLLRELEAARAKEKEVKKKRKQEKKAKLKAAKMNCESSSSSSSESSDSDCGCDQVVDMNTFRAGVGVGVGVGVGVVAPAPVEESPLPKTAPIVEDANAHCVAMELCSKNDIYVSSASNGFKNESAVVTSAPQKRIEVCMGNKCKRSGAAALMQEFEKVVGVEGVAVVACKCMGKCKTAPNVKVQNSVDHNSLAQGLDDSVKIPANPLCIGVGLEDVDAIVARYFWESHTDIGMAGAGAATAT; encoded by the exons ATGGAGATCTCCGGCACCGTTCTCCGTCAGGTCAGCTACGTCTCCGGCTATGGGACCCACACGCGGTCCCGCGGCCTGGCTCCTCGTTTTGGGGTGAGGATGGGGATGGGTTCTGGTTTCTGTGACGAGGGGCATTTGCGGTATTACCAGGACACCAAAAAGGTTCTCACCCCAAAGAAGAAGTTGAAGCTGCTCAAGGGTTTCTCCAAATTAGGGCTTGCATCGGATCCCGAGAAACTCGCCATGTTCTATGATCTTCAACAAAACCTCACCTCg GATGCTGGAGATGTATTACTGAGAGAGTTAGAAGCAGCAAGAGCAAAGGagaaggaagtgaagaagaaaaggaaacaagAGAAGAAGGCCAAACTCAAAGCTGCCAAGATGAATTGtgaatcttcttcatcttcatcgtCCGAATCAAGTGACAGCGATTGTGGTTGTGATCAAGTGGTTGACATGAACACCTTCAGAGctggtgttggtgttggtgttggtgttggtgttggtgttgttgCCCCTGCACCTGTCGAGGAATCCCCACTGCCCAAGACCGCCCCCATTGTTGAGGATGCGAATGCGCATTGCGTTGCCATGGAACTGTGTTCTAAGAATGATATATATGTTAGCAGTGCTAGTAATGGTTTTAAGAACGAGAGTGCTGTAGTTACCTCTGCTCCTCAGAAGAGGATTGAGGTATGCATGGGGAACAAGTGCAAAAGATCAGGGGCTGCTGCATTGATGCAAGAGTTTGAGAAAGTGGTGGGTGTTGAAGGTGTAGCTGTTGTTGCATGCAAGTGCATGGGCAAGTGCAAAACTGCTCCTAATGTTAAAGTTCAGAATTCTGTTGATCATAATAGCCTGGCTCAGGGACTTGATGATTCTGTTAAGATTCCTGCTAACCCTCTATGCATTGGGGTTGGCTTGGAGGATGTGGATGCCATCGTGGCTAGATATTTTTGGGAGAGTCACACAGATATAGGCATGGCAGGTGCAGGTGCAGCTACAGCTACTTGA
- the LOC114392381 gene encoding uncharacterized protein LOC114392381, whose protein sequence is MNSRQASPSPCDICGATQTLSLTIHNIRYRAHTCRYCTNCVLKQHPGLFCPLCFELHDDSPLPPHHRLMCVRCPAVAHRSCAFPSTNVSAAPAPAPPFFCPSCLDSNFTYFKLPDRKSGAVDVQSAKVLVTAARIAAVSMSKAAAAARYDAERRAREAAVARKRAKDALEHLAEILAREQAEQDEEDINEQNGIVSAGRRRGA, encoded by the coding sequence ATGAACTCACGGCAAGCCTCTCCGTCGCCCTGCGACATCTGCGGCGCCACCCAAACCCTATCTTTGACCATCCACAACATCCGCTACCGCGCCCACACCTGCCGCTACTGCACCAACTGCGTCCTCAAGCAGCACCCTGGCCTCTTCTGCCCTCTCTGCTTCGAACTCCACGACGACTCTCCCCTCCCTCCCCACCACCGCCTTATGTGCGTCCGCTGCCCCGCCGTCGCACACCGTTCCTGTGCGTTCCCCTCCACCAACGTCTCCGCTGCACCTGCGCCAGCACCACCGTTTTTCTGCCCTTCTTGTCTCGATTCCAACTTCACCTACTTCAAACTCCCTGATCGCAAGTCCGGAGCCGTCGACGTCCAGTCCGCCAAGGTGCTCGTTACTGCTGCCCGGATCGCTGCCGTGTCCATGAGCAAGGCGGCTGCCGCGGCGCGGTACGACGCGGAACGCCGCGCCAGGGAGGCCGCCGTGGCCAGGAAGAGAGCGAAGGACGCGCTGGAGCACCTCGCGGAGATCCTCGCCAGGGAGCAGGCGGAGCAAGACGAGGAGGACATTAATGAGCAGAACGGCATCGTTTCTGCTGGCCGAAGGCGTGGCGCGTAA
- the LOC114392592 gene encoding SWI/SNF-related matrix-associated actin-dependent regulator of chromatin subfamily A-like protein 1, with translation MGIEFEYWSGRDPSQEGKKNFHVYEREKEGKKKRASIAFERASMEVEDDWDLSAEDLDSLERDAFQKIAQLRNPTPSSPHQRHHSATATTNHLPPKPLPDSRPQTAGTLSQAARALPTSFKSGTNNDKQSKELPKFSVKFFLHSSGNVAAKFQYDQVVIAAFRRIPRSSWNAKERLWIFPLSSLLEAEKVLGEIPSYSVQVDNLDPLVKRAVAAASAVPDLQDRYHKIPSYIESKLLPFQREGVRFILQHGGRVLLADEMGLGKTLQAIAVASCIQDLWPVLIIAPSSLRLQWASMIQQWLNIPSSDILIVLSQSGGSNRGGFNIVSSSAKSSIRLDGLFNIISYDLVPKLQNMLMTHDFKVVIADESHFLKNAQAKRTTASLPVIKKAQYALLLSGTPALSRPIELFKQLEALYPDVYRNVHEYGNRYCKGGVFGVYQGASNHEELHNLIKATVMIRRLKKDVLSQLPVKRRQQVFLDLENKDMKQINALFQELEMVKAKIKAAKSQEEAESLKFAQKNLINKIYTDSAEAKIPSVLDYIGTVIEAGCKFLIFAHHQPMIDSIHEFLLKKKVGCIRIDGGTPAASRQQLVTDFQEKDAIKAAVLSIKAGGVGLTLTAASTVIFAELSWTPGDLIQAEDRAHRIGQVSSVNIYYLLANDTVDDIIWDVVQSKLENLGQMLDGHENVLEVSASLPVNSPSKQKTIDQYVRKSDNMGSLVSSPSKQKTLDQFVRRCDNTDRLEYEPNPKRPRS, from the exons ATGGGCATTGAATTTGAATACTGGTCAGGCAGGGACCCTAGTCAAGAAGGGAAGAAAAATTTTCACGTTTACgaaagagaaaaggaaggaaagaaaaagagagctaGCATTGCATTTGAGAGAGCATCCATGGAAGTGGAGGACGACTGGGATTTGAGCGCAGAGGACCTCGATTCCCTCGAAAGAGACGCTTTCCAGAAAATTGCCCAACTACGCAACCCTACTCCTTCTTCTCCGCATCAACGCCACCATTCTGCAACTGCAACAACCAACCACCTTCCTCCGAAACCCCTTCCCGATTCGCGTCCCCAAACT GCTGGTACTTTGTCTCAAGCAGCAAGAGCATTGCCCACGTCATTCAAATCAGGGACAAACAACG ACAAGCAGTCAAAAGAGCTGCCAAAGTTTTCAGtcaaattttttcttcattccagTGGAAATGTTGCAGCCAAGTTTCAATATGACCAG GTAGTAATTGCTGCTTTTCGAAGAATCCCTAGATCTTCTTGGAATGCAAAGGAACG GTTATGGATATTCCCACTATCTTCATTGTTAGAAGCAGAGAAGGTTCTTGGAGAAATACCTAGTTATAGTGTTCAG gTAGATAACTTAGATCCCTTAGTGAAACGTGCTGTTGCTGCAGCGTCTGCAGTTCCAGATCTTCAag ATCGATACCACAAGATCCCTAGTTATATTGAATCAAAGCTATTGCCATTTCAGCGAGAAGGTGTTAG gTTTATATTACAGCATGGAGGACGTGTTCTCTTAGCAGATGAAATGGGACTTGGGAAAACTTTGCAG GCCATTGCTGTAGCTTCTTGCATACAGGACTTGTGGCCTGTTCTCATAATTGCACCGTCTTCGTTACGCTTGCAATGGGCTTCT ATGATTCAACAATGGCTGAATATTCCTTCATCAGATATACTT ATTGTCTTATCTCAAAGTGGTGGATCAAATAGAGGAGGTTTCAATATAGTATCTTCAAGTGCCAAAAGCAGCATTCGTCTGGATGGACTATTCAACATTATCTCATATGATTTGGTGCCAAAGCTACAGAATATGCTTATGACACATGACTTTAAG GTTGTGATTGCTGATGAGTCGcattttctgaaaaatgctCAGGCAAAGAGGACAACTGCTTCTCTTCCTGTCATAAAG AAAGCTCAATATGCATTATTGCTTAGTGGAACACCTGCTTTATCACGACCAATTGAATTATTCAAGCAG TTGGAAGCTTTGTATCCTGATGTATATAGGAACGTTCATGAATATGGTAACCGTTACTGCAAGGGT GGAGTTTTTGGAGTTTATCAAGGTGCAAGTAACCATGAAGAGTTGCACAACTTGATCAAGGCAACAGTGATGATTCGCAGGCTTAAAAAGGATGTTCTTTCTCAACTTCCTGTAAAGCGCAGGCAACAA GTCTTCCTAGACTTGGAAAACAAGGACATGAAGCAAATTAATGCTCTATTTCAAGAG TTGGAGATGGTAAAAGCCAAAATTAAGGCAGCTAAATCACAAGAGGAGGCTGAATCACTCAAGTTTGCTCAAAAGAATCTTATTAACAAG ATATATACTGATTCTGCAGAAGCTAAGATTCCATCTGTTCTTGATTATATCGGAACTGTCATTGAG GCAGGTTGCAAGTTTCTTATATTTGCACACCATCAGCCAATGATTGATTCAATACATGAGTTTCTTCTT AAGAAAAAAGTGGGTTGCATCCGGATTGATGGAGGTACACCTGCTGCTTCTAGGCAACAATTGGTTACAGACTTTCAGGAAAAAGATGCTATCAAGGCAGCAGTG CTATCTATTAAAGCTGGAGGCGTTGGGTTAACTTTAACTGCTGCCAGCACAGTAATCTTTGCAGAATTGTCTTGGACTCCTGGTGACCTAATTCAGGCTGAAGACCGTGCTCATAGAATTGGCCAG GTGTCTTCAGTAAATATATACTACTTGCTAGCAAATGACACAGTTGATGACATCATATG GGACGTAGTGCAAAGCAAACTGGAAAATTTGGGGCAG ATGTTAGACGGCCATGAGAACGTCTTGGAGGTCTCAGCTAGTCTGCCGGTGAATAGCCCTTCAAAGCAGAAAACTATAGACCAGTATGTTAGAAAATCTGATAACATGGGTAGTTTGGTGAGTAGCCCTTCAAAGCAGAAAACTCTAGACCAGTTTGTTAGAAGATGCGATAATACGGATAGGTTGGAATATGAGCCCAACCCCAAACGTCCCCGAAGCTGA